DNA from Strix aluco isolate bStrAlu1 chromosome 2, bStrAlu1.hap1, whole genome shotgun sequence:
CGCCGGGGCCCCGCCAGCATGTACGTGAGCTACCTCCTGGAGAAGGACGGGCCCATGTACCCCGGCCCGGTGCGACACTCGGGGGGGCTCAACCTGGCGGCGCAGAACTTCGTGGGCGCCCCGCAGTACGCGGACTACGGTGGCTACCATGTGAACCTCGACAGCGCCCAgtcgcccggcccggcctggcccgcGCCCtacgccgccccgctccgcgacGACTGGGGCGCTTACGGCCAAggggcgccgccggccgccggcGCCGTCCACGGCCTCAACGGcggctcccccgccgccgccatggcctACAGCCCCGCcgactaccaccaccaccacccgcACGCCCACCACCacgccggccccgcgccccacTGCTCCGCCGGGGTCATGCAGCCCCTCAACGCCGccaacgccgccgccgccgccgcccccgagCCGCTCTcccccggcgggcagcgccgcggcctCTGCGAGTGGATGAGGAAGCCGGCGCAGCCCCCGCTCAGCAGCCAGGGTAAGCGTGGCcgggggggaggcgggcgggggctgccccgccgACCGCTCCCCCGGGGCGCCGTCGGCTCACCCCTCGGGTCACCGTGCGCCGGGcaacgcggcggcggcggcggggggaagcGCCCCGAAACAAACCCGCTCGAGGGCCGGTCCTCGGagggccggggggtgccgggctcggcctgtcccccgccgcggcgccgggcgggcagcggcagGAGCGGCCCGGGGAGCagccgctgccggccccggggtGCCGGTGCTTCGGGGTGCGCTGCGGAGGAGCAGGGCGGAACGGCCCGGGATGCCGAGGACACGCTCGCTCTCCTTCCAGCTGCTCCGCTCTCCCGCTTATAGCCACTTAGAAGATTTTTATAACCAATTATAGTCATATAAATCATCGGCCGGTGTCGCTTCGCATTTGTTTCTGAGTCACTGGGCGCCTACCCTGCACCAAGGCCTCCGTGCGACCGGGCCTCCCGAGCGGCGGCTGCGGCTGCCCGCCGACCCCTGCGGGCTGTGCCCCCGGCCAGGCCgggccgccggggccgggaggTGCGAGGGCgtgcccctccccccccccgcaccccctgtcccccggcggcgggaggccggTCGCAGCCGAGGCGGGCAGGACGGGGCAGGCCGTGGCCGGCGCCGCGCTCCCTTGTGATGTTAATACCCCGCAGAccctctcttttatttcttcccccccgccccccgcatcTGCCAGGGGAGATGCGTGTCCCCCCGCTTTGACATACGCCTGCCACGACTCCtatctcctctttttccttctttcttcctttttttttttcttcttttatttgtatttatatatagtGGCGGAAAAAAAGGGTGGCGACTGTCGCAGTAAATAAcgacttctggcattcctccctcGCCCCCTGCCTTGCGCGACGGACGGCAGGGCCGGCGGGGGCTCCGCGGGCGGCGTGGGGTGGGGGTCCCGGCCAcgcccgcggccgccgcgccTCGGGGGAAGCCCCGGTGCCGGCCGCTGGCACCAGCTACGCCCCGGGTGGCGATGGCGGTGGAGTTCTCCCAGGCCCGTCGCGCTTCCCACAGCAGCCCGTGGTGTTCCCACAGTTTGGGCTTGTGCGGTGGTGGCCGGTCCCTTGTCTCCATTCAAATTCTGCCTTTGGAGCCAGTGTTTATGTTAatgtgcagggctggggggatgaAAGCGCCTGCCGCCATTTGTTCAGTAGTGGTAATTCAAACAGAATGTGGCTGTCATTAAGGCTTTGAGAAGGGTTTTTCTTTGATAAGATCTCCTTGTCCTGCATTGTTTGGGATTGTGTTCCCTATTCACTGGCTCTGAGGAGTTTTCTCTGATCAGGCTTGTATCTTTACAGGGTGCTTTTGTTGTGGTTTGCAGAGAGTTTACCTGAACAAAGTCAGCCTGCTAGCCATTAAGCACCTTGGGGGCAGAGACTCCCCGCCTCGGCTCCCTGGGGAACGGGAGGGCCGGGGACACAACCAGTTCAACGAGAAACCCTCGGGAGAAAGGAGGTCAGCTGCTGCCGCGATGCACGCTCGCCAGCCGCTCGCTGGCATTCGCCTTCGGATTtcgttgggtttgggtttggttggtttttttgagcGCTAAAGTTGCACGTCGTGCTTCCAGGGTCACCGAGAAGTCGCTTTAGGGGCTGCCCCGACGTCGGGGGAGAAGGGCGGGGAAGCCGGGCCGGAGGCCGGCCGGGCCCCGAGGAGCCCCCGACGGCCGCTCCCGGTTCTCCCTGGGAGATCGGCGTTTCTCATTTAGAAACGAAGCCGCCGTGCCCTGAAcggtgcttttctttctttttccttctccttttgtaAAAATTTGTCTGCGGTAGCGAAGGCAAAACAAAACCGAAAGCCGACAGCAAGTGCACAATAAAGGTGTCCCAAGCGCAAGGCACGGGCGtgctgcggggccgggctggcAGCCGGGGCCGAGAGCCCGCTCTTGGCTTGCCCCTGCGGCTGGCACGCCTGGGGTTTCGGCGCCATGTCCCCAAGGGGACTGTGGAACTGCTCCTGTCCCCTCTGCTCGCAGTGTTCaggcagccccgggcagggcgAGGCGAGCCGGGGAGGCCTGGTCCTGCTCGCCCTGCACCCTCAGGGAGGAGAGCCGCGCTCCACCCGGGCCCCTTGACTTCGGCTTTCCCAACCCCGGCTTTGTTCTCCGCAGTTAAAACCAGAACTAAAGACAAGTACCGCGTCGTGTACACCGACCACCAGCggctggagctggagaaggagtTTCACTACAGCCGCTACATCACCATCAGGAGGAAAGCGGAGCTGGCCTCCAACTTGGGGCTGTCGGAGAGGCAGGTCTGTCCCACGAGTGGCGCTCCCCACGCCCGCCACGTGTGGCCGAGATGTGCGGGGGCTGGGGTGCGTGGGGGCTGGGGTGCGTGggggctggggtgcgtgtggccgggATGCGCGGGGCTGGGATGCGCAGGACAGGGATGCGCTCCCCTTTCGCTCCCCCCCCTCGGAGGGGGACGTCCCCGGGGAACCACCCCCctcactcccctcttcccccctctcccccggcAGGTGAAAATCTGGTTCCAGAACAGGCGGGCGAAGGAGAGGAAGATCAACAAGAAGAAGCTGCAGCAGGCGCAGCCCGGCGGCGcggagcccctcagccccggcgcCCCGCTGCAGGGtcccgcggcgggggcggccgccgccgggctgggccccgccgccccccagtGACAGCGGCCGGGGGACCCGGCGCAGGGACTGCAGgagggcgcggcggcggcggcgccggcggcggggccgggccgggccgcgctgggCCGGGGGGCGCGTGGGagcggcccccccccgccctatGCACTAcaccgccccgcggggccggccGTGTGTACAGATGTACAGTGTATGTGTCTCGTCGTCCGGGGGAAGCGTGGCCATCGCTttgttaatattattattattattatgtttgggtggtttttttaaccCTGGAGTTTGTTAGATAAAAGGGGGGCGCTGCCTGCCAGTCAACCCCCGGTGAATCTCAGGGATCGGTCCGAAAGACCTTAGAAATGTTGTTGGGCTAACGAtgaattttaacaggaaaaaaaattaaagcacattttttttttattttatattttattttagttttttcttgTAACCATAACTATGCAAAATGTTCATCCTGCCCTAAGGGCTAAAGCAGACAAGATAAGGCACCGTTTAAACGTTCAGAAGTGAATTGCTTAATGTTAGACACTTGTGAAAGAACCCATAAATCCGGTGCTGATAGTCATCCAGCCAGATTTATTAGCTACAGTGCAGAGAAATTGGAAGAATGAAGTGTCCTCTGAAAAAGGTGTCTTGTCGTGCTGGAGTGACGAGCCTTGCTTCTGTGTGCAGTATCCCATCAGTTAAATTGTGTGCTGTTTCTCACCTCCTTAAATTTTTGGCTTGTTTGGAGTTTCTCTCCAGTTAGTTTTCCAAAGTCGCCTTGGTTTTATCAGCTCTACACAGGCTTCATTCCAGCCCCACCAGAAATCCTTGGAAGAGCCCTGTGCTGTACTGGAGCCCACCTTGCACAGGCTGTGGCCCATTTCCACATGCTGGCTAGATGGTGGGGACCAGGAGACGGATGCCAATTGACACACCTAGCCAGAGATGAAAGCAAGAAAAGTCCAGCTGATTTGGCCAAATCGCCCTGGCTGTTTGCCCTTTGTACTTCTTGCTTACAGCTGGGAGAAACCCCACTGAGAAGTGGGGCCATGCAGCCAAGCTGGGGTGGCTGCACTGCAGCCAGTGCctggggctgggtgtggggcCAGCTCATGTGGGCCTGGACCCTGGCAGGGATGGGAGCACTGTCCAGCCCCAAACACATTATGTGGGTTTCTGACTTACCCAGTATTTGGCCCCATGTTGTCCTGGTTTTCTCATCAAATTTATTTAAGATATTCCATTTGCCTTCTTTGGGGCACTTTGCCTTTTTCCTTGCTGatccttttctcatctttttgcTAAAAGCCAAAGCCAAATGCCAGCAGGATCTGCAGACTGCATGGGGAGGATTGGTTTGCAAGGGCCTGGCTGCACAGACAAGGTAGCTCTCTCTGCCTGGGAGAGCTTGGGGGAATGGTGAGCACCAGCCCCAAAGCCTCTGTGCTGGGTTTTCGCAGTGTGTAGCTCCATGGCttgctgggctgggggctggctggctggctgacagCAGATGTGTGGCTGTGCAAACCTGATCCAGGGCTCCTGCACCTGGGGGAAGACGGTGGTGGGAGGCGGCACCAAGTGCAGGGAACCTGCTTGATTTTCTGCCTCTCTGAAGCGGGTCTGGCCAAGAGACATGGGTGCAGCACCCAGGCAGTTATGCTCATTGCGTGTGAGCTTGACACACACCACGTCCTGCTGGATCTGATGTCCATGGTTCCCTCTGGACCAGAGGGAGGCAGGAACCAGATTCATCCTTCTTCACCTCTAAAGGGTCCTTGGACCTTTCTGGAGGAGCTGCTTTCCTGGGGACACCTAAAGCTGAGCAGCACCCACCCTGAGGGACTTGGCTCTTCAGCACTAGTCTTAAACCAGAGGAGAGTGGTTGCACCAGGGATGGCCGAGTTCAAAGGGCTTTGCAAGCACCATGACCCAGTCCTTCCTCCATGCTCTTCCCAAGAGGGCGCAAGGGCCCTCGGGGGGCAGCAGCCATGCCGGCAGCCGGAGCGCGGACAGCCCCGGGTGGTGCCGTGCCTTCGAGGATGCCCTCTGGCACCCGGGGCCACCCCCGCAGCATTGATCCCCAGCCCGGCTGCTGCCCGAGTTGCTACGCGTTGCTGCGATACGCCTGTCAATAAACCCTGTTTGGATTGTGGAGCAGAGCGCAAGGTTTGTTTGTTTAGTGGTTAGAGGTTCAAAAGTCGGCATTGTCCCACTGCAAACGAGCACAAGTTTTTTCTCCCTAAGGAAAAGCTGCCTGTGGCGAGAAGGAGAGAGAGATATCAGTGGGCCCTTTTATTTGCTTCCAGGAATAATTAATGGCAGCGTGAAAAAAGATGACCACGGAGTTATGAACGGCCATCAATAAGTAAATTAATCACAAAGGATCTGGGGGTGTTAGAGGTGCTGCTCGGCGTGGGTTTGCTGGCATTTCTCTATGCCTGAGGGGCTGGGGTGGCACAGGACTGGCAGAGCCCAGGGCTCCTTGCCACAATGGTGGCATGCAGCCACCCCCCAGCACCAACTTGGGCACAGCAACATTTGGGACAGTTACTGTAACCCTTCAGCAGTGTGCTCCTCATTGGTTTTAATGCTGAAAGCATCAAAATTTCTCTTTCTTGCCTGTAGTACTTTTGAGAAAGAGAGTTGCCCCCGTTGAGGTGAACTGCTTGGTGTTCACGAAAGTTTTATGTCTCCGAAATGTTCATTAGAGACATATAAACAAGCTCAACACATTTTAAACATCCCCATTCCAGATCTCTTCCCCTCTTTGCTAGCAAACATTCATTTTCTGAGCTCTCCTCAAATTCTTGATGAGGGCAATGCAGAACTCAAATTTCTCAGTGTAAAAAGGAACTGACCAAGCAAATTATATCCACACCCAATTTCAAACAtttcccccctcccatccccaaacaaataaaccaccaacctTCCGGCTTCCTTTATATTCCTCGTGCACCATAAAGGAGTGTAAAAAGGCACAAACTGGATATCTTGTTTATTTGGGGGGAATATTTACAGGCACCTGGATCAGTTCAGTGGCTGGACCACAACACTGAACCAGAAGAACCGTTTGGGAGAGGTGAGCTGGTTGTGGTGACCCACCACCCAAGCCATGTGTGTTTTCACCCCTCACAGAGCTCCCCACTGTCCTGTAGCAGCGAGCTGAGCCGGACCAGTAGGGCATGATGGATCAAAGCTGCTGCACCTTGCCTGCCTGGCAGGGGCTGGAGTGGGTGTCCTTGGAGAGCCTCTGCCCAGGCTGGGCAGAATCCAGGAAATCAGACGTTTTGGCCCCAAAATTGCAGGATGGTAGTGCCCTGCTCTCCCTCTCTTAGGTTTTCCTGCTCCTATCACCATAGAATAACAAAGCACTTAGGATCCCTTCTCTTGAGTTCGCTCCTAGACAAATATATGAGTTTCTCAAGAAAGCTCTTTGAGCATGGGGCAAGAAATGACCATATGTGTCATAGCCCACCAGGGGAAGAACAGTAAGGTCCTTGGACAGAAGACTTGAACAGCATCTAAAGCAAATGTCTGCTTTCTCTGCTCTTGGGTATCTTTTAGGGGCATGTTATGTGTCAGCCTGATATCTGAGCACCCTGGATCTGCAGTATGAAGACAGTAAGTTTTtcaaaaaacagacaaaaaaaaatcttatatcAGCGGCAAGCAACCACTtcagagacacacacacccccccgccagGTTTTGCCCACATGAGTGGCTTTGGTGAGGCAGACTGTTTCCATCTGTGGGTGGAGCAGTGGCTAGAAGCACACATCCCAGCCATACAAGAGAGGGCAGAGCCCATCCTTCAGAAACTGCGGAAGGATTTGCTATGGGTGACTTAAATCCTGGCTCCAGAAGGCTGTGTGAGGCCATAGGTTTCTCTTTGCCTCTCTATCAGTGGCTGAAGTGGAAGAGGAAATCACGGAGTTTCCAATTCTGTTGACACAGCTCTGCTGGATGCAATGCTTCATAGCCAAAATTCATGATCAAATACTTTCCCTGGGTCCCACCTGGGTAATGGAGCAATGTGCTGAAGTTTAGAGCAGTTACAGCTGAAAGCAAAAGTTGAGTTGATGCCAGAGAAGCAATGCTGGAGGCCTTCCAGGAGCAAACAGCTCATAAATGGTTAGGAAAGTCATCAGGACACAAGTCTGCTGAAGGCACATCCAGCTGCGCAGGTAGCTCGGCAGGAAAACAAGACCACCTTGGTATGAGAGGGCATGGGATGGGTGGCCTGATGCAGCAGAGGACAAGTGCCAGGGAAGCGCATGCTAGGAAGCTCCCTAGCAAAACATCtcttgttactggggaaaagcaTGGCAGAGAAGTGTCAGGAACCTCTGAAGGCAGATGGGGCCAAACTCTCCTGGAAGCCCTAGCAGCTCTCTGGGCTTTGCTCCAGCTGAGCAACTCAGTGGAGCAAGATGTTCCTTCTCTCCTCGGTGATGAGGAGGGTCTGCTTCCTTCTCACCCACCAGTTCTGCCATACTGTGACTCAGGTGAACACAGACAGTTTCTTCTAATTCATGTTTCAGCTTCATCAATGTCCCCAATTCCATTTTCAGGTTTTGGCACTTTCAGAAGTCAAACTTACTTTCCTTGGAAGAGGGGGACAGGCACTCGCTTGCAAAGGGACAGGAAAAATTCGAGCTATTCACCAAAACAAATAGTTTGTTGCCAGGAAACTGGAGCCAGAGACCCAAGAATCCCTTTCTAGCCCTGTATTTCTAATTGAAGTATCATCTATTTTGGGATGACACCCACTGGATCACCCTGCAGGTGCTTTCAAAGTATGGGAAGTATAGGAAAAACGAGGATGAAAACTCACAAATGATTCTCGTTTCACATTCATGTGGATGTCTAGATACAGATCTGTGGCATTCAGCAGGCTCCAGTCCAATTAACCATTGGCAAGATAGCAggtaacagaaataattttccttgtTCCTAATTTCCTCTAATTATAATAATATCTAACCCAACGTAACACCTCACATAATCTGTCTATAATAGATAATCAATTTAATGTAATATCTAACATATTGGTCAAGGTAGAGGTTTTGATTCAACTCCGCAAATTCATAAAAGTACATCATTCCCTTTCTTAAAGGCCTTGTGcgcttcatagaatcacagaatggtttgggttggaagggacctttaaaggtcatctagtccaacccccctgcaatgagcagggacatcttccactagatcaggttgctcaaagccccgtccaacctgaccttgaatgtttccagggatggggcatccacaacctctctgggcaacctgttccagtgtttcaccgccttcattgtaaaaaatttcatccttgtatctagtctaaatccACCCTCCTCAGATTTTAAGTTCTAACTGCTCGTTTCCAACCTGCTGATCCCTAGCACTTGAGCTGGACTGAAGACAACTAGACAGATGCCAAATATAACATCTGGACTCATCTGTCTCCTGGTGCTCTGGCACCCAGCTGTAACAGGCAGGGTTGGAAAGAAAGCACTTATAGTGCCCTTCCAAAAGAGGAGAACAAGCCAAACAGAGCACATGGACCTTTCCTGCTCTCAGTATTCTTCCTCCCTTAGTCAGCCAGGTATTTTCTGGCAACTGTTGCAAGCTCCTGTAGTTTTGCTTTTGAGTCAGATCCTGTTCCCCTGATAGGCCTGCTGCCTTCCATGAAGTCAAAGCCCTTCCTTCAGATAACTTGCATAGAGCCAAAGACCTTTGTAAGAGAAAAGCTGCCTTATCTCTGGTATTTGTTGGAAAGGGATGCTCCTCGCTACAGAATGTCCCTTCCTCTGCAGGCAAATAAGACAAGCTTTCAGTCCTGGAAACCGAGATTGCTTGTGGTCTAATTTTTCCATGCCATGGTCTGAccatgcaaacagaaaaatctctCAGCGCTATAAGACTTGCTCGGTCCCTTACCTCCCTGAGTGACAGCAGAAAGGCCAGTTAGGGCTTCCAACAAGGGCTTGCTTGTAAGCAAGGCCTTGGAGAATGTCCTGCTGCAAAACTGAAGTGTTGGAAACTAGGGGCATGATTCAGGGGCTTCCACAATCAGGTGAGTCTCAGGATTTTTAAGACCACAATTCTGCATTTAGGCATCTCCAGTGGAAGACAGGCAAGACATGGACACCAGAAGCCTTTTGAGGCTCCAAAGTCATTTAAGGTCCTAAATCAAGCAGGAGTCAAGAGGCACTGGCATccaagatttttcttccttttcccacagTTTGAAAATGAGCCAATCCCTCTCACAGAGATTGTCAGAAGTGATATAAAAAGCTGGGTAACAGTTAACTATTGAGGTCTCTTTAAAGATAACTTAagcttttaattacattttaggGAAATTCCAGTCTTCACCTAATCTAGGgataattttttgttgttatttgtaaAATTTAAGAACATGAGAGGGAATTTATATTAGCTCTCAGTGAGAATCACCCCCTATCAGCAATACCAAAGAATTTTCAttctagtttaaaataaaaatgtgctgcTTTATGAATCATAAATTGCAGTAACAGAAAAAATCAAACCAttcattttttatatatagtaCGTGCAGTATATTGTTTCTCTGCCAAGAATGTGCATTTCTTATATCTTCTTTGATCCTCATCAAGATGCTTATATGCATCTATAGATGTAGAGGTAACCACGGTGAGCTGAAAAGGGGTCTCTAAAAACATCTTGCGCAAGTACTCCCAGGAATGTAGTGACTCAGAAGAAAAAGCGACTTTCTCTTATCAGGAGCATATTTCTTCCTCCAGGACTTCAATCTAGAAACATGATCCTTTTTCTGTTCCCAGTAATGACACCCTGATCTTTCAAAGCCAGAGCAACACTTCAGACCTCTCCTTCATTCTCAGTCACTCCCTCACCAAGCTCCCATTGTGGCTCCAAAGGTGTTTTCCACCTTTGAAGGCTTGGCCTCTGCTGACGGCTCCTGCTGGTAAAACATGCCCTGCGTTATCTCTTTGCCTGTGGGCACACACTGCTGAAGTGGGGCAGGAAAACACAGCCTCCATGTTGGTCCAATGAACACAACTGCCTAAGCAGGGGCAGCTGGGGCTGACACGGAAAGGGCTCAGCAACCCCAGCAAAGTCCATGGTCGTCCAGGGGCTGGAGGGATTCAGTCTCCTCCCATGCACATCCTTCCCCAGGCATCCTACCGTGGGCACCTGAAaacccacctccttcccctcttgGCCTAGGAAAGTGGTCCTATATCACCATGGGCTGGCAGCTGCCATCACACAGATATCCTGGTGCTGGCCCCTTATGCATGAGACAGCACAATTCAAGTgtagaatgagaaagaaaaggtaaGAAGGAATTTTCCTGTGTCAGAGATAAGGATTGAGGCCTCTTCTGCCACAggaaggggaagggctggggctgCAGTGCCAGGTGcccctgggggcaggggggatgcTGGGCTCCCCTTTCCTCAGCAGTACCTGCTGCCTCCCTGTTGAGAGGGAGCCCAGGCCCAGGTAACGCAGGCAGCAGTGCCACTTACCCcaacctggcagctgcctgtatCCCATGAGATCCCTGTGGTCGGTGGGAAGCCCAGACCAGTCTGTGGTCTGTTCTGAGATCCAGAGCAAAGGGAGACCCTGCTGAGTAGGACATAAGTAAATGCACCACGGCAGCTTGCAGAGTCCACaaaaaaacacatgaaagagTGACAGCCCAGTAGCCACTGCTCCTTTCTAGCCAGGTCCCTCACTGTGTGACAGCATGCCACCCCCTTCCCTGGCCACCCAGCCTGCTCAGTCCATGGGTCCCTTCCTGACAGCCCAGGAAAAAGCAAAGGCTGGTGTGAACTCTTAGGAGCACGTCAGCACAAACTGATGATTCATGCTGGAGGAATCAGCAGTGTAGTTTTATCTGACTTCAAATGTTTCAAGAAACAGTCCTGACGTTTAATCTCACTCAGTATATTTCTCCTTTGTGAACATCATGCTCTATGTATGTTGCTTTACGGAAGACATGAGATTCTGTTTTCTCCCAAATCAGCACGTGCTCAGATGCCTACAGCAGTGTTCTTCAAATTCAAGGCAGTCCTGGTTTAGAGGCTCTCAGgcctgctcccagctgctcacTACTCTGGCACCCTGCAGTGTCGAAACCCCAGAGCAGATACTTGTCTCACAAAGTCAAGTTCAAGGTAGTGGCATTTCTTCACTCTCATGGAAATTTTCTGAAGTCATCCAGAACCTTCTCAGATGACAGAAATTTTCCTTGCTGTCATCAAGATGCCCACTTGATAAGCCACAGAAACAAAGGTCAGGCTGCATTCTTACATCTGCCCTAATAAATTCAAAAGTGCCAGGAAATATTCCTGGGCACTGCAGCTCAATCAGCTGCGTTGGTACATGGTTAGCATGGTCCACAGCCAGCTCTTGGCTTGGGGCAGCTGTTGCTTGCCCAAAGACCTCCTGGGCATGGTTTGAGAGTTAGTACAAGCAAAGGACTGTTCCTAGGACATGGTTCGGGTGCAAccaacgggttgttaggtgttggaatgggctgcccagggaggtggtggagtccccatcactggaggtgtttaagagtagggtcgacatatcgctgagggatatggtgtagttgggaactggtcagttttaggtcaatggttggactagatgatcttcaaggtcttttccaacttagatgattctgtgattctgtaacagagAAGTCATCTGCATATGGGCCATTTGGTGACAGCTGGCCTCAGTGCTGAGGAGTGATCAGGGGCATGTTCAATTTCTGGGTGTAGAGGTAGTCTCAGATTCATAAGTGGCATTGAAATAACATAAGTCAGTACAGGAAGGGCTTTTCTTCTCGTGTTTTTCTAAGAAGACCTGGATACCTGGAGATGTGAACACACTTAANNNNNNNNNNNNNNNNNNNNNNNNNNNNNNNNNNNNNNNNNNNNNNNNNNNNNNNNNNNNNNNNNNNNNNNNNNNNNNNNNNNNNNNNNNNNNNNNNNNNNNNNNNNNNNNNNNNNNNNNNNNNNNNNNNNNNNNNNNNNNNNNNNNNNNNNNNNNNNNNNNNNNNNNNNNNNNNNNNNNNNNNNNNNNNNNNNNNNNNNNNNNNNNNNNNNNNNNNNNNNNNNNNNNNNNNNNNNNNNNNNNNNNNNNNNNNNNNNNNNNNNNNNNNNNNNNNNNNNNNNNNNNNNNNNNNNNNNNNNNNNNNNNNNNNNNNNNNNNNNNNNNNNNNNNNNNNNNNNNNNNNNNNNNNNNNNNNNNNNNNNNNNNNNNNNNNNNNNNNNNNNNNNNNNNNNNNNNNNNNNNNNNNNNNNNNNNNNNNNNNNNNNNNNNNNNNNNNNNNNNNNNNNNNNNNNNNNNNNNNNNNNNNNNNNNNNNNNNNNNNNNNNNNNNNNNNNNNNNNNNNNNNNNNNNNNNNNNNNNNNNNNNNNNNNNNNNNNNNNNNNNNNNNNNNNNNNNNNNNNNNNNNNNNNNNNNNNNNNNNNNNNNNNNNNNNNNNNNNNNNNNNNNNNNNNNNNNNNNNNNNNNNNNNNNNNNNNNNNNNNNNNNNNNNNNNNNNNNNNNNNNNNNNNNNNNNNNNNNNNNNNNNNNNNNNNNNNNNNNNNNNNNNNNNNNNNNNNNNNNNNNNNNNNNNNNNNNNNNNNNNNNNNNNNNNNNNNNNNNNNNNNNNNNNNNNNNNNNNNNNNNNNNNNNNNNNNNNNNNNNNNNNNNNNNNNNNNNNNNNNNNNNNNNNNNNNNNNNNNNNNNNNNNNNNNNNNNNNNNNNNNNNNNNNNNNNNNNNNNNNNNNNNNNNNNNNNNNNNNNNNNNNNNNNNNNNNNNNNNNNNNNNNNNNNNNNNNNNNNNNNNNNNNNNNNNNNNNNNNNNNNNNNNNNNNNNNNNNNNNNNNNNNNNNNNNNNNNNNNNNNNNNNNNNNNNNNNNNNNNNNNNNNNNNNNNNNNNNNNNNNNNNNNNNNNNNNNNNNNNNNNNNNNNNNNNNNNNNNNNNNNNNNNNNNNNNNNNNNNNNNNNNNNNNNNNNNNNNNNNNNNNNNNNNNNNNNNNNNNNNNNNNNNNNNNNNNNNNNNNNNNNNNNNNNNNNNNNNNNNNNNNNNNNNNNNNNNNNNNNNNNNNNNNNNNNNNNNNNNNNNNNNNNNNNNNNNNNNNNNNNNNNNNNNNNNNNNNNNNNNNNNNNNNNNNNNNNNNNNNNNNNNNNNNNNNNNNNNNNNNNNNNNNNNNNNNNNNNNNNNNNNNNNNNNNNNNNNNNNNNNNNNNNNNNNNNNNNNNNNNNNNNNNNNNNNNNNNNNNNNNNNNNNNNNNNNNNNNNNNNNNNNNNNNNNNNNNNNNNNNNNNNNNNNNNNNNNNNNNNNNNNNNNNNNNNNNNNNNNNNNNNNNNNNNNNNNNNNNNNNNNNNNNNNNNNNNNNNNNNNNNNNNNNNNNNNNNNNNNNNNNNNNNNNNNNNNNNNNNNNNNNNNNNNNNNNNNNNNNNNNNNNNNNNNNNNNNNNNNNNNNNNNNNNNNNNNNNNNNNNNNNNNNNNNNNNNNNNNNNNNNNNNNNNNNNNNNNNNNNNNNNNNNNN
Protein-coding regions in this window:
- the CDX2 gene encoding homeobox protein CDX-2 encodes the protein MYVSYLLEKDGPMYPGPVRHSGGLNLAAQNFVGAPQYADYGGYHVNLDSAQSPGPAWPAPYAAPLRDDWGAYGQGAPPAAGAVHGLNGGSPAAAMAYSPADYHHHHPHAHHHAGPAPHCSAGVMQPLNAANAAAAAAPEPLSPGGQRRGLCEWMRKPAQPPLSSQVKTRTKDKYRVVYTDHQRLELEKEFHYSRYITIRRKAELASNLGLSERQVKIWFQNRRAKERKINKKKLQQAQPGGAEPLSPGAPLQGPAAGAAAAGLGPAAPQ